GATTTACACATTTCCAAGGGACAGGCTTGTCTTTGGACCGAGGCAGATTGATGCGCGAATAGATCAGGATTCCTTTATTTCCCAGCAGCTCACACTCTGGGGACAGCGCGGTTCGCAGGTCATCAGGGGAAGCCTCCTTATTATCCCGGTTGAAACATCACTTATGTATATCCAGCCGCTTTATCTTGCAGCAGAGGACAAGGGAGGGCTTCCGGAACTAAGACGCGTCATTGTGGCATATGAGAACGATGTTGTGATGGATGAAAATCTTGAGTTATGTCTCCAGCGGCTCTTCGGAGGCAGAAAAGGTGTACCTGTTGCAGCGTCAACCGGAGCGGTGCCCCAGCCACAGAAAAAAGCTTCTGTTAACGAACTTGCAAGAGAAGCCATGAAACAGTTTGATAAGGCAAAAGAACTTCAGAAGCAGGGCGACTGGGCAGGCTATGGGGAACAGCTAAAGAAACTGGAACAGGTGCTTAAACAGATGACAAGCCAGTAAGGTTTTTCTTTCCACGTTTTTTTCTTTTTCGGTCAGCGGCATGATTGGGATATTCATCTTCGGCGCTCTGCTTCACCTTGCGATCCTCCATCGTACATTCAGTACGATTACGGCCTGCAAGGCTCACAGCCCATCCGAATCTGAAACATCCCTGCCATGCCGCTGACCACCCAAGCCTGATTCACATACACGTTTATTTGAATCAGGCGGAAATGAAGAAGGATTTCTTCATTTCCCATACTTCCTGTTACCTCCCCCTTATTATGACTTGTAAGGGCTTATCTTTGCTCAACCTTCTTATCAATTTTTCATTCAAATTTTGACAATATCCTTGATAATTTAATGGTCTTCCCTCACGTCTCTCCACTTTGTTTCCGCCCTAACTGGTAGAAATATTTATCAGTTTGGATTCAATTGTTTTTAATACCGTGTCTTCGCTGACCACTTCCAATCCGATGACTTCAGGAATGCTTATATTTGGTTTTTTTCTGGGTTTTATAAAAAGGCGGAATCTTGAGTATTCGAACAAAGGCACATCATGGTGGGTGTCTCCCATGCCCAGGATAATATCATATTTTTTCGCAAGATCAGCGGCTATCTTCTTTTTAGACTCTGTAAGCCCTGGATTTATAATAACCTTGTTTACCCAGAAGTCGGCTTTTTCCGCGATCTTTAATCCATACACCTTGCTCAATTTAAATTTCTTTCTGTACACTTCAAGAAGTAACTGGGGAGTGTTACTTACGAGAATTATCTTAATTTTATTCCTGTGTAATATTTCAAAAAGTGCCGGCGTGAAGTCGAATATTGCTTTGTCATTATCTGCGAATTGCAGGGCAAGATCCTGAGTGTCTTTGACCTTATAACCCCCAAGTCCCTCAGCATAGTTCACACCTACATCGAAGACCGCCTGGCTATAGGTTATTTTGCCGGTAAGATAATTTGAGAGTAGAGTTCTCTGGCGTTCTCCTATTTCTCTGTCAAAATTACCCCGTTCGTCCAGAAAATCGCACCACTCTGTAATTTCATATCCGGCGCGGAGTGTACCATCCCAGTCTAAAAGCGCCGCCTTTTCTTTAGTGGAATTAATAACCTTTGTCATACTTTCCTCCTAAATTAAAATAAGAGGGAACCGTGGGGTGCTCTCCCACCTTTTTCGTGGCTTATTCTCCATAGTTTTCCTTTATAAGCCCAAAGAAAAGCTAAGCCGGAGCCTGCTTTCAGGCAGATTGGCCCCAGCGATTTGTTGGAACTCCTTTGCTTCTATCGGTTTTTCCATGTTTTTGTTTTATTATATCTTCTATTACGTTTTTTGTCTTTATTCTTATCTCAAATTTTAATAAAAGGAAAACCTACCATTTTTAAGAATCTTCTTTATTTGCTTTCCTGTACTCCAAAAAAGACATTTCTAAAAATGGTTATATGCTTTCGTTCACAGTGAACGAAAAATTTACTTAATTATCTAAACCACATCCTATATTGGCTTTATAGAGATTTAACTTTTTGTTCTCACTGTGAGAACAGATGCTACAGACACTGTGTCTGTAATCGCACCAAATGATATAAAATCGATATTTTTGATCATTTTGTTCCAACGACAGAATCAGTCAGAGCAGGCCGTTTCGGCGATTGGCTCCAATGACTGGATAAGCATCCTCAAGAAACCTTATGGCCCCGGAAACAAGCAACGTTCTCATCTTAGTCAGTTCGTTTATGCCCAGTATTGGGTGTATTCTCTATTTGATAACTGCAGTGAGGCAACATAGCATTTCCGATTATTATTATTATTATGTATCTTTTCTGATTGACAGGATGTAAACGATGACGTATAATAAATTAATATAATGACGTATAAGAAGGAGGAACCATGCAGACCAAACTTACCTTACGTCTCGATGATAGCCTTATCGAACAGGCAAAAACATATGCCCATGAAAAAGGAAGATCACTGTCGCAAGTGGTTGCCGATTACTTCCGTATTCTTAAAACAGACACAATCCATACCAAAAGAACACCTCCAATAACGGCATCTCTTCATGGACTGCTCAAGGATGCTAAAGTTGATGAGAAGGATTACCGGAAATATCTTGAGGAAAAATTTCATTGAAATTACTTTTTGACACCAATATAGTGCTTGATGTTCTCATGGACAGAAAGCCTTTTGCTGATTCCGCTTCAGCCCTTTTTGCAGCGTCAGAAGAGGGTGCAATTACAGGTTATCTCTGTGGAACAACACTCACAACGATATATTATATTGTCTCAAAAGCCATGGGGTCCGAACAGGCAAAGGAGGCAATAAAAAAGCTTCTGGTCATCTTTCAGGTGGCTCTTGTAAATCGTGTTGTTATAGAGAAGGCATTGGCAAGTGATTTTAAAGATTTTGAAGATGCAGTATTGCATGCATCAGCCTGTTATGCCGGTGTAGATGCAATAGTCACACGCAATGAAGGTGATTTTAGTAAGGCAGATATTCCCATCTATTCTCCCGTTCATGCAGAGAAGATTGTAAATGAGATTGTGGGAGAGAATGAAAAAGAAGGGCAATGAGCAGATAATATTATTTAAGTTTCATCAGGTTCTTGAGTACTTGCATAAAATGACTCTTTCCAGGAGTTGATACTGCGTGGTTTTTGCCTGAAGCGCTGCTTTCTTTACGAAATGCACACTGTGTGGCTTTTTGCTAAGGTACAAAACTTCCCGTACTGAATAAAATGGATTTCTGAACAGAATGCAAGAATACAAGTGGTAATTCCTTCTGGAATGACAAATAAAAAAGGCAGAGCCATTTCTGGCACTGCCTTGATAATTGGTTATTTATGATTACTTTGTGAATTTTCTCCTGATTGCTGCGAGACCAACCAAACCGGGGCCGAAGAGCCATAATGCGCCAGGGATTGGTACGGTTGATTGCTTTTCTGTAAGTCCACTAAGTGCATCCCACGCCCATAAGTCGCTTCGGCTTAACGCTCTTACTCCCCATAGATAGCCTTCGTTAACTCCATATCCCTGTCTTGAAAGCATATCTGTAATTATACCTGTACCTACATTTGGTGAACCATCAGGATTTCTGTAATACTCTGACCCTGATTGTGTAAATATCCTGGGACTTAAGCCTTCAATAAAATCTATCGGCTGCACAGAATCACAACTGCCTGTTCCAAAATAAGTAATATTTCCCGTGCTTGGATTGACTGTTCCCATTCCTTTTGTTGTTGCAATATATACTTTACCGTCTTCAATCTTTAGGTCGTTTATTATTTCTCCTGATTGTAAGTTCAAGTCAAAACTTTGTTTTAAAGCGCCTGTTTTCATATATGTCCATATAGAATAACTATCAGCTACTGCAATATCACCAGTCATGCCTGCTGGTGGATTTATCAAATATGTGACTGCTGTTGCTGCTGAGATTGTTCTAATTAATCCGGTCATAACTAATGAATTAGGGTTACTTGCATTGTAAAATCCAACTGTTCCATATTGCCAGACTATGGCCAGCTCATTGCCGTAATTACCTGCAATTCCTACGATACCCATACCATACGGATTGGGATTCGGATTGGGATTGCTTATTGTTATTCCAGTATGAGATGCCCCCATTATAGCATCAAGGTCGGCATCATTCATTGCAGCATCTGCTCGACTTATATATGTGCCGAGAGCTAATACAGCAACTGGCAATAAAACAACAGCTTTAACTGTTCGTCCGCTTTCCTTAACATAATCCTTAACCCTGGACCATCTGCTTTGCATTAATATTCTCCCCATTTCATTGCTCCCATAAGGATATTTTGACTTTAGATTTCTATATACAGCAAATGTATAACAAAATAAGCTTTTTGTATGTAGGATATGTACTACAATTTCAGTAGGTTATGTACTACAATTATTGTAATATTTATGTGAGGATATGTCACACTTTTTATATTTTTACTTCTGACGATTCTCGGAATCCATGAACGCACTTGCTTTCAAATAGTAATTCCTGGGTGGCTTGTTCGTACAGAGTGTTTAATAGTATATGAAAGAAGAATTGTCCAGTTAAGGGCAGAAGGCGCACATTTCAATCCGAAGTCTTTGCCTCTGGAAAACTGCGAAGCTGCTTTTTCGATGGTTTTATTCTGTGTATTCTCCGAAACAGTTTCGGAAAAACTTAACAACAAGGACTGGCTTGTGTTTACGAAGGATTTTTGAATTTGCAGAAACAGTTTCTGCAAATTAAAAAGAGCTTTTAATCCGGCAGGCAATTCAAATTCACAAATATTTATGTATCAGTGTAACATCATGTTAATATTGATAAAATAGTGTTGCTAAAACTGTTTTAGCAAATGTTGTAGAAATTATGATTTTTGAGCCATTATGTACTCCTTTCATTGGGTTATTGTCAAAATTGTGAAAAGATGTTTTAAAAATTAAATCAGATAAAATATGGGGATATATAGAGTTAAAAATAAAGCCATGTGCTTTTATACCGGATTCACATAAGCGTATATGTGAATCCGGGTTGAGTGGGCAACGGCATGGCAGGGATGTTTCAGATTCGGATGGGCTGTGAGCATTGCAGGCCGAAAACGTACTGAATGTACGTTGGAGGATCGCAAGGCGAAGCAGAGCGCCGAAGATGGACATCACAATCATGCCGTTGACCGATCAAAGAGAAAACTGAAAAAAACAAAAATCAATAAAATACAATTTCAGAGCTGGAAGAGTTCCCCGTCAACCATATTAAACTTTCTTGTTCCGATGGAGCCTATTTCCGGGTCATGAGTGACGAGAACAAGGGTGGATGAAAGCCTTTCATTTATTGAAAGTATGTAATTAAGGACCTCGCGGCCTGTTTTCCTGTCAAGGTTGCCTGTCGGCTCGTCTGCAAGAATCAGTTCCGGTTCATTCACAAGAGCTCTTGCAATGGCAACCCTTTGCTGCTCTCCGCCTGACAATTCTCCGGGTCGATGATTTTTTCTGTTTGTAAGACCCATAATTTCAAGAAAGGCTTCTGCCTTCTTTAATGCCTCCGCCTCGTTTATCCGGCGTATCATAAGAGGGATCATAATATTTTCAATGACATTGAAATCCTGCAGCAGATGATAGAACTGAAATACAAAGCCCACCTTCTCATTTCTGAAGATGCCCGACTCTTCTTCGTTAAATTCATGTACATTCCGGCCTCTGAAAATTATCTCACCTTCGGTGGGTGCGTCCAGGGTGCCCAATATATGGAGGAATGTGCTTTTACCTGCACCTGAAGGCCCCATAATCGTAATAAAATCCCTCTGCTGTATGGTAAGGTCAATACCCTTAAGAACATTGACTTCCAGACCGTTCTTGTCGAATCTTTTTTTCAGTCCGGATACGCTCATAATGGTCTCATTCATATCTCAGAGCCTCCACAGGATCGATTTTTGAGGCCTTGTATGAGGGATAAAGCGTTGACAGGGTACAGATGATCATGGTTGTTGATGCAATGAGAATAACATCCAAAATACTTATCATCATGGGCAGCGTGGTTATATAATAAACATCCGGCGATAGTTTAATAATTTGAAATCTACTTTGAATTTCACACAGCATATAGCCGCTGAATGAGCCTATCAGAGCGCCCACAACACCTATGGCAATGCCCTCTACCATAAATATTTTCATGATGCTTTTCTTTCTTGCTCCCATGGCTTTCAGGATTGCGATATCTTTTTTCTTTTCCTTTACAGTCATAACAAGAGAGCTGATTATATTGAAGCTTGCCACTAAAATTACCAGTGCGAGTATGATAAACATGGCAATTTTTTCAAGTTTCAATGCTGAAAAGAGATTCTTGTTCATCTCGATCCATGTCCTGCCAAAATACCCGAACCCGAGCCGTTTACCTATCTCTTTTCTGATTTCATCTGCCTGGTATACATCTTTCAGTTTTATTTCTATACCTGTTACTCCTGCACCAATTATGTTTTCCACATCTTTCAACGGCATAATAATGAGGGTGTTGTCAATCTCGTACATGCCGGTCTCGAATATGCCGCCTACCTTGACCCTGACCGTCTCAGGAATGGCGCCCATAGGTGAGACGCCGCCAAAAGGAACCATAACCGAAAATGTATCGCCTGACAGTAAGCCCATATGCTTTGCCAGTTCCTTGCCTATAAGGACGCTCCCATTTTTATTAAGGGCACTTATGCTGCCTTCCTTCAGTAGATTTCCCATGAACTTTACATCTTCGGCATTCAAACCCTTAACAATAACACCCGATAGCTGCCTGCCGGCCTGAACCATGGCCTGGAATGACACAAAAGGAAAGGCCTGAGTGACTCCGTCTATCCCTTTGATAGTGCTTACAAGTTTCGCCGGTTCCTGTATGTCTTTGTCAATACTCATTACGAGGATATGCGGGTTTATGCCGAGTATACGTTCCCTGATCTCATTCTGAAATCCTGTCATAACGGCAATCACGAGAATTAAAGCTAAAACGCCGATTGCGATGCCGACAACGGAAATCCAGGTGGTTAAGGATATGAAGGCCTCTTTTCTTTTGGAACGCAGGTATCGTAAACCTATAGAAGTTTCGTATTTCATGACAGTCCAGTGAATAGTGAATCGTGAATAATGAACAGCATCAATATACCGGGGTCCCTCAAGGTTTCAGCAACGGAAAGAAAATTACTTCCCTGATAGAAGGTGAATCTGTAAGGACCATGGTAAGCCTGTCAATCCCGATGCCTTCACCTGCTGTCGGCGGCAGACCATATTCAAGAGCTGTTATATATTCCTCATCCATCATTGCGCCTTCTTCCTTTTCCCGGATCTGTTCTTCAAAGCGCGCTCTCTGGTCTTCAGGATCATTCAACTCGTTGAAGCCGTTTGCTATCTCCATGCCGTTAATATACATTTCAAACCTTTCTGTGAGATGAGGGTTTTCTTTGTTTCTCTTTGCAAGCGGTGATACTTCGACAGGGTAGCGTGTGATAAAAGTCGGCTGTATCAATTGCTTCTCACAGAGTTCTTCAAAAATCTTTGTGATAAGCTTCCCTTTGGTCTCTTTTTCAGCTCCTTCTATCTCCAGTTCTTTTGCGTACGAAGCAAGCCATCCCATATCGTCCAACCGGGCAAGATCAAATCCTCCCAAATCGCGTAATGCTTCCTCCATGGTCATCTTTCTCCAGGGCGGCGAAAAATCTATTTCCTGACCGCTGTATGTAACTTTATAGCTATTGAAAAGCTCATGTACCAGAGACGATACCATATCCTCTGTAAAGGCCATAAGGTCTTCATAGGTGGAGTATGCCTGATAGAATTCTAGCATGGTGAATTCCGGGTTATGCCGGACTGAAATACCTTCATTCCTGAAATTCCTGTTTATCTCAAAAACCCGTTCAAATCCCCCTACGACAAGTCTTTTTAAATACAATTCCGGTGCAACCCTGAGGTAAAGTTCCATATTAAGTGCGTTGTGATGGGTAATAAATGGCTTAGCCACTGCGCCGCCTGCGATGGCATGCATCATAGGTGTTTCCACCTCAACAAAATCTTTCTTTATGAAATAGTTCCTTATAAATTCTATTATTTTTGCCCTTTTTGTAAAAACATCCTTGGCACGCTCATTGACGATAAGGTCGAGGTACCTCTTTCTGTACCGCTCTTCCACATCCTTCAGTCCATGCCATTTTTCAGGCAAAGGGCGGAGTGATTTCGTGAGAAGCTTTATGTTTTCTGCGAGGATTGTTAATTCTCCGGTCTTGGTTCTGAATAACCTGCCGTCAACGCCTACAATATCGCATATGTCAAACTTCTTAAAAATACCGTATTCTGGAGACTTGAGCATATCCTTTCTCACATATGCCTGGATTTTACCCTTTCTGTCCTGGATGTGGATAAAGCTGCTCTTGCCGAAATCCCTGAAGGCCATGACTCTGCCAGCAACACAGACATGTTCTTCAACCTTTTCAAGGTCGTCATGCGAAATCTCGCCGAACTTTTTTTCAATATCCTCTGTGGTGATGTAAGGACCGTTGTCCTGAGGATATGTTTCTATACCGGCATCCCTTAAAGCTTTCTCTTTTTCTTTCCTGACGACAATTAATTCATTAATAGGTTCCATCTATGTTCTCCTTAGTATCAAAGCAATCAAATATTTATTTTTTTTGTACCTTGCCAAAAATAAAGATTTGATTGCTATTTGTCTCTGCTTGGCCTGCCAATAGCAGGCCTATAATTCTACTATAACATCATAATCGAGGGTTTTCACTATTTTACCTTCTCTTATCTCACCGATATTGCATGGTCCTTTAATAAAAACCATGCCGTCTATATCAGGTGCCTGGGTTAGTAGCCTTCCAGCCATATATCCCCCTTCTTTTCCCTCAACGATTACCTGCACGTTTTTTCCGATAAGACTTTTCAATCTTTCTTTTGAAATATCCTTTTGCATGGCCATGATTGTATTGTGTCTTTCCTGTTTGATTCCTTTTCTCAGGTGTCCCTTAAATCTTGCAGCTTTTGTGCCTTCCTCTTTAGAATACATAAATGCCCCGAGCATGTCGAATTCACACGTTTTTATAAAATCACAGAGATTTGAAAACTCATCCTCTGTTTCACCAGGAAAGCCCACAATTACGGTAGTTCTCAATACGGCGTCAGGGATGTTCTCCCTTATATCTCTGAAGAGCATTTCAAGGTAGTTTTTATTATATCCCCTTCCCATCCGGTTAAGAATATTGTCTTCCGAATGCTGGATAGGTATATCCATATATTTGATAATCCTGTCTTCTCTGCTTATGAGGTCTAATAAATCTTTATTTATTCCTTTAGGGTGCATATATAGGAGTCTGAGAAAATAATCCCCCTTTACCGTGAGAAGGTAAGACAACAATTTCTGCAAATCATGGCCGTCATTTTTCCCATAAGAGGTAATATCCTGGCCGATTATGTTTATTTCTTTAAAACCTTCTGCCAGAAGCCATTCAAGTTCATCCCTGATACTTTCCATACTTCTGCTCCGCAGACTTCCCCGTATATCCGGCACAGTGCAATAACTGCACCTGTTGTCGCAGCCTTCCTGAATTTTCAAGTAGGCTGTTGGTTTGGCTGTGAGAATTTTCCTGGGAAAACTCTCAGAAAAATTGCCTTTTCTCTGAAAAAACCCGTTTTTATCAATCAGCGTCCCGATCTCATCATAGAAATTCCTGCCTATGAAAAGATCTGCTTCGGGAAGCAATGCCCGTAATTTTTCTCCGTAACGCTCAACAAGACAGCCTGTAACTACCAGCTTTTTCTTATGGCCCTCCCGGTTAATTGTTTCTTCGAGGATCGTTTCAATGGATTCCTTTGCTGCATCTGCAATAAATGCACAGGTATTGATAATGACAGTATCGCACTGTTCTGAAAGTTCATTTCCTTTTTTTTCAAGACTTGCTGTAATATATTCCGATTCTACGAGGTTCTTAGGGCAGCCAAGGCTGATAATTTTAAATCGCACTGTATAATCCCTCCATTTTTTAACGCATTAAATCTACAACACTTTGAGCATTAAGTAAATCGGCAAGAAATTTTGGTAGTGGGTCAGTTTGGATATGACAAAATCATTTTTCATTAAAAAATTGGAACGGCATGAGCTGTGTTTTGAATTACAGTGGCTGCCGACGGTTACTATTGACACAAGGGATAGATATGATTTTTTGGCTTAATATCAAAATCCAGGGTCTGAAATTGCTTTTTACTGCTTTAATAACACAATGCGGAAAATTCAGGTTTCTTCACTTCGCCGGACAAAGACATGTCCGGCGAAAAGTTATGAAACAAGCCGTTGACCGGTAAAAAGAAAATCATAAAGCAAAACAGTATAAACAAGGCAGAGCCGTTTCTGACTCTGCCTTTTTATTGCTGACTTATTTTCACAAATACTTTTTCTTAAGCCCCATAAGACCAAGAAAACCTGGGGCAAGAAGCCAGATTGCGCCGGGAATGGGTACGCTGGTAGTAGCTATTTGTGTAAGGTAAAATTCAGAGCCATAAGGGGCATTAACCGAAAAATTAAAAGTTACCGTTTCTCCTGGGTGTACCGACTCCCGAGGCCATGGTGGAATGAAATAAGGAAAGAATTGAAGTTCATTGTCTATGCCACCATTATCTCTAAAACTCCAGCCAACGAAGTGGTCGCTATTGGCACCCGTGTAGACGTATTCTACCCCTTGCGGTTTAATTATGAAATGGTAATCAGACCAGGTATAGGGTGTTGTATTTGTAACTATAAATGTCATGTTAAAGTTTGAACCTTCCCCCGGCCCAAGAGTAATTTTTTTGTCAAAAAAACCGCCATAGGGATCAACAAGGGCGTAGCCGTCATGAGATGGGTATGGAATTATTTGACGGTACTCGTTGTAATCTTCAGTAACGGTAAAGTAATTTGTACCTGGAACATATCCATATCCTGATATAGAATTCCAGTCGTTGGAATTCAAATCCACAATTGTAGCAGCCTGAATTGGCATAGTAAAACCAAAGATGAGTACCAGAGCTAAAATTATAGCTTTTACGTATTTAAATTTCATAGCTTAAACCTCCCTTGATTATTTTTATTCATTTTTCAATCCCCTTAAAGCTGCTGTGTTTAACCCGGCACCTAAGGTAGCTTGACTGATGAATATTAAGGAGGTCAAAATCTCCAAACTATCTTATTTCTTTATATATTTCCTTCAACCATTTATATTATTGTCTGGCGGCTCGGCTGTCTTTCTGATGAACAAGGTGGGCGATTAAATTAAGACCCGTTAGCTTTCCGTCCCATTCTCACGGATGGTTTGGCTTTTTTCAGGCTTATATTACAAAATATAACATATAATATTTATTTGTCTGTAGGACAATTACGACAATTAGTGTAGGACAATTACGACAATTTTTTGTAACCAGGCTGCTGTATTTCTATATTTATCTACAGTATTGATCTGCGTCCGTTATACCTTTCAATATCGTAAAACTTATTAACGTCAACAAGCTTTAGTTTATGTATAATCTCTTTCATCGGAACACTCGTGATCTGACCGCGCGAAAGAGCTACCATGCGTCCGAAATCCTCGTTGACTACCATATCAACCGCTGCAATACCAAACCGCCTTGCCATCAAACGATCATGTGCTGAAGGTGTTCCTCCGCGTTGCAAGTAACTCAAGGCGATTGGGCGTGATACGAATCCTGTCCTTTTTTCTATTTCATCGGAAACATAATTTGCTATGCCTCCAAGCGAGGGATGTCCGAATTCATCTACCTTGCCGTCTCGAAGAAATTCATGTTGTCCTGAAGGCATTGCACCTTCGGAAACGACAATAATTGAATAGTTTATTTCCCGCCCTCTTCGTTCACTGAGGAGTTCACATACACGGTTCATATCAAAAAGATATTCCGGTATTAAAATGATATATGCACCGCTGCATTCACCACCATGCAGGGCGAGCCACCCGGCATGTCGCCCCATTGTTTCGACAACAAATATACGGCCATGAGAACCGGCTGTAGTCCTCAACCGGTCTATTTCCTCCATAATTACATTGACAGCAGTATCAAAACCGAGAGAATAGTCGGTTCCTGTGAGATCATTATCAATAGTCTTTGGAATGCCTACTGTCTTGATGCCCAGTTTGTACAATTTATAGGCAACTCCAAGTGTATCTTCTCCGCCAATTGCTACAACTATGTCTATCCCGAGCTTTTTAATATTATCAATTACTTTTTCAGAACGGTCATTATTCGGATTAAAGGGGTTTGTCCTTGAGGTGCCGAGGTTTGTTCCCCCATAACGGTCCCATCTTCTAACATTTTCTTCATCAAGATGCTTCAGGTATCTTTCGCAGCTTTTAGGATCGTCAGGATCAACTTCTACCAAACCTTTCCAGCCGTTGGCAATGCCGATAACTTCAAAAGAAACAGACCGCTTATCAACAAGTCTCGGATCAAGAGCACTTTTTGTTACCCATTTTACTGCACCATTAAGACCGGGACAATCTCCTCCACCTGTCAAAACACCAATTTTAAGTTTCATAACTCAATTTTCCCTTCATTAAAAAAAGTTTCCTTAAGATCGAAATAAGGTAATCTTTTATAAGCGTTAATACTCATATTGACACGTCAATCAAGGCGTGTCAATGAAAATAAGTTTGCAAAAAGGCGTGATTTATATTATTAGTTTGCTGCAAAGAATGTATGTATAAATCGTTTTAAAGGAAGAATTTTTTGGAAAATCAGATAAAAAAATTCTATTTATCAATATTTTTATGCCTCTTCATAACAGTTTGTTTTATCTTTTTATCTTTTTTTCCTTTAGCTGCAGATGAGGCCGAAGTTGATGAAGATGATATTGCGGAAGTAAATATAGAAGATTCTATTGAATTTGAACCTCCATCGGAAACACACGAAATTATAAATTTTAATATATTTGACGATATAGCGAGAGCAAAAGAAATGCTTGGAAACATGACCAGCGGGTTTAAAGTTGTAAAAATTACCAAAACTGAAAAGATAAAAAATCCGGTAAAAGGAAAAAAATCGAAAAAGGGGCGTAAAGGAAAAGAGAGAAAAAAAGTAGCAAAGGTCAGAAAAAGTATTAGAAACGAATTAGGTAATTTTACCATTCTTCTTGCCGTCGAGAATCTGAAAAACAGAGATATCCAGGTTGTCAAAGTTCATCCAAAGCTCGGCGCAAAAACTGAGAGTGTTATCATAGAACCCGGCAAATCAAACGGCGTCAATACTAAGTTTACTATTGTGTACCCGGAACACCACATTGTGCTGGCCATTAGAAGACCGGTAAGGCACGGAACAACTTTTAAAGAGGTTGTCTATACACCTTATTCTGAGAATCTTGACATCCCCGATGTGAGAAAGGCAGGCCTGGAATACTTGAAAAATGTTCTTAACAAGGCAAAGAATGATCTTATCGTGAGGGGAGTGAGGCCATTATCAAGTGATAAATTTATTGATGATGATGTTTCCCTTACATTGGCAATTATTGAACATATAGACCCTCAAAAATTCGAAAGCGGAAAGTATACAACGGAAAGGCTTATCCATGAAACGCTCGTTATCATGGGTACGAATAAAGAGAGCGCTTACCGTTACTCGGCATCAAAGGCAGGAGCAAGAGGACTCTTCCAGTTTATTCCTGATACATACAAGAGAATCGCACGCCTGTACCCTCGGGCACGTTTGGAAAATGATTTTATTCACGGTATGGAAGATCATGAAAACG
This genomic window from Pseudomonadota bacterium contains:
- a CDS encoding ATP-dependent 6-phosphofructokinase; protein product: MKLKIGVLTGGGDCPGLNGAVKWVTKSALDPRLVDKRSVSFEVIGIANGWKGLVEVDPDDPKSCERYLKHLDEENVRRWDRYGGTNLGTSRTNPFNPNNDRSEKVIDNIKKLGIDIVVAIGGEDTLGVAYKLYKLGIKTVGIPKTIDNDLTGTDYSLGFDTAVNVIMEEIDRLRTTAGSHGRIFVVETMGRHAGWLALHGGECSGAYIILIPEYLFDMNRVCELLSERRGREINYSIIVVSEGAMPSGQHEFLRDGKVDEFGHPSLGGIANYVSDEIEKRTGFVSRPIALSYLQRGGTPSAHDRLMARRFGIAAVDMVVNEDFGRMVALSRGQITSVPMKEIIHKLKLVDVNKFYDIERYNGRRSIL
- a CDS encoding transglycosylase SLT domain-containing protein; the protein is MENQIKKFYLSIFLCLFITVCFIFLSFFPLAADEAEVDEDDIAEVNIEDSIEFEPPSETHEIINFNIFDDIARAKEMLGNMTSGFKVVKITKTEKIKNPVKGKKSKKGRKGKERKKVAKVRKSIRNELGNFTILLAVENLKNRDIQVVKVHPKLGAKTESVIIEPGKSNGVNTKFTIVYPEHHIVLAIRRPVRHGTTFKEVVYTPYSENLDIPDVRKAGLEYLKNVLNKAKNDLIVRGVRPLSSDKFIDDDVSLTLAIIEHIDPQKFESGKYTTERLIHETLVIMGTNKESAYRYSASKAGARGLFQFIPDTYKRIARLYPRARLENDFIHGMEDHENAAKASFLLFDADMRALNNGRKDYLMNDPHALGKFLASAYNCGAGRTKGAMDRHSGNWCSGVPAETQIYLKKYDVVWEWLHRQP